In the Orcinus orca chromosome 19, mOrcOrc1.1, whole genome shotgun sequence genome, CCCCACCTGTTTGCCGCATTCACCTGGTTCCTGCATCTGTGTTGTCACCTGTGGCTCGACACCTAGAGGTCACGTGACTGTTCTATTCCCTGATGACCTTCCAGTGAAGGTTCTTAGCATCCGCTGTGGATCCTTGCTTTATTACATTGctggttgcaaaatggtgattttctaattccacCATCTCTTCTAAATGATTAATCTGTAAGGAATACCTATCCCTCCCACCCCGTTTTTATGTGTAGATGTCACTATGGActagtggaatttttaaaaattccatgtaTTGTTAGTCCGTTAATTCCAGTGGTGGGggggttatttgtttttgttgctcAGTTGTCCCAAATTTCAGCGATGGGAGCCTTTCAGATCAAGTCCTTCTGAGACGTCCCCATTAGTCTTTGAgcatttccttgctttctggcagaGAATGGTCTGTGGGCTCACTTCATGCCTACCTTAGACCTGGAATTTCTCTAAGGAACAGTGGTTCATCTTAGTGGGGATTAGTGATGAGAGGCCAGGATCTGGGCAGTGAGTGCGCTCACTACTCTGGGTACCATTGCTTCTAGATCTGTTCAGTAGATAGAGctgtaaagtgtgtgtgtgtgtgtgtgtgtgtgtgtgtgtgtgtgtgtgtgtgtgtttgtagggggtttttttgtgtgttttttttgttgtttttttcctgtggtacacgggcctctcactgttgtggcctctcccattgtggagcacaggctccggatgcacaggctcagcagccatggctcacgggcccagccgctccgtggcatgtgggaccttcccggaccggggcacgaacccgtgtcccctgcatcggcaggcggactcccaaccactgcgccaccagggaagccctgtttgtaggttttttgaatCCTGAGTTCATACTGGTGACTTGAATTCAAATCTAGCACCACAAGGGCAGTCTATCTTGTACCTCCCCATATCTGttttctacttcctttcccaCAGAATGAGTCATCTGGTTCCCAATATCAGTATATCTGCTCATTTGCTCTGTCATATAATCACACAAAAATGGTTTCAGAAGTATATCATTATCTCTCAGATAACAGACTGCTCAGGTAACGTTCAAAATTCCTTCATGTCCTTAGAATATATTCCACTAAAGATATAGAGGATACTGGGTTCAAAGTTAACTTGAATTCTTCCTTTCTGGTTATCTTAACAGTTTGATACACAGTTAAACTTGTTTGATTACATTTGTATTCAAGTTtagtattttcttgtttctttatgtaattttatatttttgagtatGTAAAAACATTAACGCAGttcaaaagtcaaaactataGAAAGGTGTACACTCCCATCCCTTCTGCTTTGTTCCCGTCCACTTCCTGTAGGTTACAGGGCTCACTTATCTCTCTTTTATccttcctgtctttctctttGAAGAGATAAATCATATATATAGTCTTATCTCTCCTTTTGTATACAAAAGAAGTACACTGTACTCTTTTGCATTTTGCTTTcctattccctttttttctttttttttaatttcagctgcTGCCTTCTAGTATGTCTACCAGTATTGATGCTGGAATCTAGCATTAACAGCAAATTAAACAATAATGACAATATAATACTCTACTTTAGAGTGAATtgcttaacttttttaaaaagttaactttaTCTGGTCATCTGGTATTTTGAGGGTCCTACTACTTGAAAAGCTAGTTCTTCTCATAATTTATGGCCTATTTGCTTTAGTTGGCAGAATGACCCAAAATATACAGTGAATTCTTTAGGGAGAGAGTTCAGCACACTCTCAACACTGAGAAAACCCATGGCAAGATGGAGCTAGGCCTTTGCTGGAGTCAGGACCATCTTCTGGGAGGTGCTGCCCATCTGGGACCACTTGAGGTTTTTTGGTGATTCAGGTTGAATTAAGGCTGTAAACCCACAAGAGGGGCAATTTATGATTATGTATTTTGGGGGGAGATTTTGCTCCCACCAAAGAGCATAAAACTGAGAAAGGCAAGgtcctcttttccttctgtagAGGTGAggtgtttgggttttgtttgtttttctagccTGTCCTTATACAGGATGTAGCACAGAGTGTGCAGACTCCTGCCAGCTGCCCCAGGTTGGCTGCAGGCTTTGTCTTCTGGCCCCCGAGCCCCTTGCACCCTCAAGGGGAAGCTGAAGGTCGTCAGCAGGATGGAGGAGTGTCTCAGGAAGCCAGCTTCAACTTTTTCTGACTTCTGGTCTTCCTGCTCTCACTTGATTTTTGGCTTTGAggatttcactttcttatcagGTCAGAGACGTATAAGTTGAACCTTTGGTTAGGGCATCTCATCAGTCATACCTGAGGGAATGGAAACTTTGATGATTCACAAATCGAGCAGTAGTGTTGGCTTTCGATGGCCGTTCTTGTCTCAGAACTTTATGGTCTTTACATCATACAGGACCCAGCCATTCTTTCAGGTTCAGCCCAAACCAGATCTGCGCTAAAAGTGTTGCTTCATTACCTGGTCAACACTGATCTCTTCTGCTAGAAATATTACACCACTGTTTGATATTTAACACTTCTAATCGGTCCTTTCCAGTTagttatatacacatatttaagcCCTGCTTAATGATCTTAATTTCTGAATTACCAGTAAACTGACTGGTTTAAAAATGTGTGCTTTTCTGAAGGAAATGTAAAAGAAGCATAAGCCATTTCCAGAGTTTGCATCTGAGTTGGAAATACAAGAAACACAccaaactgtgaaataataatataaagcCAAGTTCTGCCATGGGCCCAATATTTTATTAGGTTGGACCATATGAAACTGGTGATATTCAGCCAGATTGACGTACAAAAAAGGCAGTTTCATATGATGCAACCTAATCTGTACTTTAGGATTctaagaaggaggagagaaacatGAGCTGGGCCATAAGCATCTTTTTCAGTAGGTGGAGAAGGTGTCATAAGAGAAGCCTGGAGTCTGGAATTAGTGGCACCTTTAGAAGATTATAAGGACATAGTTCTAAGTTATGTGGGTAACTTTGAACTTTAAGCTGAATATGAGTTGTGATAGAGGAGGGAGTACAGTAGAAAAGGATAGATTATTTGGGGTCTCAGTACTGAGTGGAggtattttaacttttctttctttaacttttgtcCTTTAAGCCGCTGATCCTGAAACTTCAGTGTGATTCAAACCTCCTGGAGGGCtcagccccacccccattttCTGACTCAGTATGTCTGGGAGGGGCCCAGTCACTTGACATATTTCAGGTGACAGTGATGCTCACGCCACTGGTCTGGGGATTGTACCCCTGAGAACCATGGCTTCAGGCTGTAAGAGTTACTAGACGTATTAAAACACGGAACACACACTGTGAAACTGCCTCCAGAATATTACGTACAGTGTGCAGGGTAGATTGGAAGGAGGAGTGGTGACAGTCAGCCTGCTTTATGACCCATTATGTAAATTACAGCTTATATGATTATAAATGTTTGTGTAATAAAATTCATCCCAGGTTGTCCCACagtttattgtctgtttttacTTCTTAGCTCTGTCGCCTGACCTAACCTATTCTATTAACTCCACACTCGTGTTGAATAGGGAGGAGCCTCTCCTTCTTCAACAATTTACTCCTGTTTTCTGCCCTCTTATTCTCCTTTCCCAAGCATTAAGGACCATGTTATGAGGTTGTCAGAGCCATAGTCTTTTTAGGCATTTTATTtatgttcattattttgtttctgctttggCAGTTTCCTTTCTCCAAATAGAGGAAGActttttatgtactttttaaatttcagaatggGAAACAGAAGCCCAAGAGTGTACTCCGGTGGAAAATGTTTCTAAACTCAAAAAGGATGGAACCAAGACCATCAAGCTGGAAGAACCCTATGACTATGATGACAGATTGGAGGGGCAAGCAACAGAGGCCTTCAGGAGAATTCCCACCAATGAGAGAGATTTCAGTTTGAAGTCAGTCCTTTCAGAAGAAGATGATCGTGCAGAAGACtataaatatgatatatatagaAGTAATTTTGAAAAGCATTCAAACCTAATGATACAGTTTGATACCCAACCAGATGATAAAACTTCTGTGTACGACGAAAGCAAGGCCACCTTCAGTCACGTCTCTTACGGTATTGTACACAGGAAGATATACCCCGGAGAGAAGCCTTATAAGTGTAATGTGTGTGGGAAGAAGTTCAGAAAGTACCCATCCCTCATCAAACACCAAAGTAGCCATGCCAAAGAGAAGTCTTATGAATGTGAAGAATGTGGGAAAGAGTTTAGACACGTCTCATCCCTCATTGCACATCAGAGGATgcacactggagagaagccctacGAATGCCACCAGTGCGGGAAAGCCTTCAGCCAACGCGCACACCTCACCATCCACCAGCGGATCCACACGGGAGAGAAACCCTACAAGTGCGACGACTGTGGGAAAGACTTCAGCCAGCGCGCACACCTCACcatccaccagaggacacacaCGGGAGAGAAACCCTACAAGTGCTTGGAGTGTGGCAAAACCTTCAGCCACAGTTCATCGCTGATTAATCACCAGAGAGTTCATACTGGAGAAAAACCTTACATATGCAATGAGTGTGGGAAAACGTTCAGCCAGAGCACACACCTCCTTCAGCATCAAAAGATACACACAGGAAAGAAACCATATAAATGCAATGAGTGTTGGAAAGTGTTCAGTCAGAGCACTTACCTTATCCGACATCAGAGGATTCATTCTGGAGAGAAGTGTTATAAATGCAAcgaatgtggaaaagcctttgCTCACTCCTCCACTCTTATTCAGCATCAGACcactcacactggagagaaatcctatatatgcaatatatgtgggaaagccttcagccAGAGTGCAAACCTTACCCAACATCACAGAAcacatactggagagaaaccctataagTGCAGTgtgtgtgggaaagccttcagccAGAGTGTACACCTTACTCAGCACCAGAGGATTCACAATGGAGAAAAACCCTTTAAATGCAATATATGTGGGAAAGCATATAGACAGGGTGCAAATCTTACTCAGCATCAAAGGATCCATACcggagagaaaccctataaatgcaatgaatgtgggaaagcgtttatttattcatcatcaCTTAATCAGCATCAGAGAACTCATACTGGAGAAAGACCCTATAAGTGTAATGAATGTGACAAAGATTTTAGCCAGAGAACATGCCTTATTCAGCACCAGAgaattcacacaggagagaagcccTATGCATGCCGTATATGTGGTAAAACCTTCACCCAGAGTACAAACCTCATTCAGCATCAGCGTGTTCATACAGGTGCCAAACATCGTAATTAATGCATATGGGAGACTTCATTTAGGTTTTAAAACTTAaccatttaaaattctattttgtatTCTGTGTTAGAAACATTATTCAAGAGAAGTGCAATATGGGTTAGATTATCACTCAGCAGAAGTATCAGAATTAGTGATGTGGATATAACCTATTTAAATGtactgtgaaatttaaaaagaaaacattcactTCTTAACCTTTATTTGATACCAGTTTAATTCATTCCAGAAATAAGCCCTAGGAAAGTAAGAGTACTCAAAATCCTGTAACTCATCAACTCTTACCATGTTTCAAGTACTTCTTAAGGAGGCCTTACGAATGTAACTTGGGAAAGCTTCCATCCAGTAGAGCTTTCACACCAGAGAGTAATCCTGGGGTAACAGAAAAAAAGCTGCTTTCAGGCCTTTAGTTCTTCTCAGCTTTGAAGCCTTAAATATGTAAAGGTCCCTTCCccctttttatttcccttttcctatTATACCATAACTGCCATGTGGAGCCAGTaggtttgcaaaaaaaaaaaaaaacacaaagttgaAAGTATCTTAACAATTTCTGTGTGACCACAGTTTAATTACGCTttaaatactgaaacattaaagAAAGAGAAGCTTAATGAAAGATGATCTGTTAGGAGAAGCTAATGTGTCTATAATCCTTAGACGTGTACAAATTTACAGGCAAAGATTAAACCCCCAAGCTTAATATTTAAGACATATTAGACTTAGTTTCACTAGCTTTTGACAGCTGTcatccagaaggaaaaaaataagaatacttttttgtgtgtgtgtggtacgcaggcctctcactactgtggcctctcccgttgcggagcacaggctctggacgtgcaggctcagcggccatggctcacaggcccagccgctccgcggcatgtgggatcttcccggactggggcacgaacccgtgtcccctgaatcggcaggtggactctcaaccactgcgccactagggaagcccaagaatacttttttttttttccacctgacTCCAAAATTCATACCTTAAAGTTCCCCTGTGACTTAACTGTAGAAAGtctgtttcttcctttgaaaCACGTTTCTTGAGTGCCTGCTGTGCTCAGGGCCCAAACTTCCTAACTGGATTCTTCCAGGGCTTAAATGCCGAAAACCACAGCTGGTTTAAGCAATAGAAAGCTTTCTAAAGTAATGAAAGATAAAGTAAAGGACATGATGTTAACCAGTACGTCCTGGAATGAACCTAAGAAACCTGCTAAAATGGGTTGCCAGATGCAGCCCCATTATCTTAAGGAAGTAATGAAAGCAGCTATTTAAATAGTATGAGGAAAAAACAAGTAGTGGAAAGTAGGTTTGAGTTCAGTGCAGAAAGTGGGTTGGGGGAAAAAATTGAAGACGTAAGGGTGAGGAAAGATAGTACAGAGGCAACTGTTACAACTGAAGTGTTGCTGGACTTGGTTTACCTAAGAAAATGAATGACTACttgaattaaaaagcaaaattcagcCTGTTTATAAGAAGAAACTGAAACTGAAATGACTGATTTCAAAAGGATAATTGAAATTGGTACTCCTTGTATGTGTAAGTAAAATAGGGATTACTCTTAAAATAACAGGGAAAAAAGTTTCATTGGAAAAAGAATTGACGCAGAAACTATCATTGATACAGTAATCATTCAACAATAATAACTGAGTTTGTGGGGTCCCAAACAGCATAAAAGGAAAACTGGTAGAAACACAAATAGAAACGGGTGAAAATACTATTTACTATCCACAGCATTGCACTCAGAATTTAAGACCATGTCCTGAGAGCTGAACTTTCCTcttgttcttgtttctttcttcagtgcCTTGCATATGGTAGGTGG is a window encoding:
- the ZNF287 gene encoding zinc finger protein 287, giving the protein MFSPSKRTTSSSRAQVLLMWKPDKAQSGPRSAEKETLASRLLRDTETCRQNFRNFPYPDLAGPRKALNQLRELCLKWLRPEIHSKEQILELLVLEQFLSILPGEVRTWVKSQYPKSSEEVVTLVEDLTQILEEEAVPQSSTLSQETPEEDPKGRQAFQAGWLNDFVTKESMTFTDVAVDITREDWELMRPVQKELYKTVTLQNYWNMVSLGLTVYRPTVIPILEEPWMVIKEILEGPSPEWETEAQECTPVENVSKLKKDGTKTIKLEEPYDYDDRLEGQATEAFRRIPTNERDFSLKSVLSEEDDRAEDYKYDIYRSNFEKHSNLMIQFDTQPDDKTSVYDESKATFSHVSYGIVHRKIYPGEKPYKCNVCGKKFRKYPSLIKHQSSHAKEKSYECEECGKEFRHVSSLIAHQRMHTGEKPYECHQCGKAFSQRAHLTIHQRIHTGEKPYKCDDCGKDFSQRAHLTIHQRTHTGEKPYKCLECGKTFSHSSSLINHQRVHTGEKPYICNECGKTFSQSTHLLQHQKIHTGKKPYKCNECWKVFSQSTYLIRHQRIHSGEKCYKCNECGKAFAHSSTLIQHQTTHTGEKSYICNICGKAFSQSANLTQHHRTHTGEKPYKCSVCGKAFSQSVHLTQHQRIHNGEKPFKCNICGKAYRQGANLTQHQRIHTGEKPYKCNECGKAFIYSSSLNQHQRTHTGERPYKCNECDKDFSQRTCLIQHQRIHTGEKPYACRICGKTFTQSTNLIQHQRVHTGAKHRN